The Natronosporangium hydrolyticum nucleotide sequence GCCTGACGGCCCGGCTGAGGCAGACTGGTGCGCATGAGTAACGAAGCGTGGAGCGCAGTTGACGAGTACCTGAGCGACCTGCTGGTCCCGGCGGAGCCGGTGCTGACCGACGGGCTGGCCGCCAGCCGGGCGGCCGGGCTGCCGGCGATCGAGGTCGCGCCCAATCAGGGCAAACTGCTGATGTTGCTGGCTCAGATCCAGGGCGCCACCCGGGTGCTGGAGCTGGGCACGCTCGGTGGCTACAGCACTACCTGGCTGGCCCGCGGGGTGGGTGCCGCCGGTCGGGTGGTGACGCTGGAGGCCGCCCCGGAGCACGCCGAGGTGGCTCGGCAGAACCTCGACCGCGCCGATCTGGCCGACCGGGTGGAGATCCGGGTCGGGGCGGCGCTGACGACGTTGGCGGCGATGGTCCAGGCCGGGGAGCCGCCGTTCGACCTGATCTTCATCGACGCCGACAAGGCCAACTACCCGCAGTATCTAGAGTGGACGATGCGGTTGACCCGGCCGGGCAGCGTGATCGTGGCCGACAACGTGGTCCGGCAGGGGCGGATCCTCGATGCGGCCAGCGACGACGAAAATGTCCGCGGCGCCCGGGACTTCCTGGCCCGGGTCGCGGCCGAGCCCAGGCTGTCCGCGACCACACTGCAGACCGTCGGCGTAAAGGGGTGGGACGGGCTCACCATCGCCCGGGTCACCGGCTGACCGGCGGTCCGCACCGCGGGGCACCCCACCGCCGTCGATATGACTAAACCGGCATGGTTGACAACTTGTAGTGACCGGGCGATTGCTGCTGCACTTGACCTATCCGCGGGTCCACCCTCGACCCGTCACCCCCGGAGGTCACCATGCAGCTTCCCACCCCCCGACTCCTGAGTGTCCCCATCCGGCGTCGGCTGGCCGGCCTGGTCGCCGTCGTCCTCACCGCCACCGGCGCCCTGGCCGCCACCCCCGCCGGGGCCAGCCCCGCCGACGAGACCGCCGACCCGGGCACCGCCCAGTATCTGGTGACCGGCCCGCAGACCTTCGACGATGTCGACGCGGTCGCCGCCACCGGCGCGGCGGTCGACGAGGTCGATCGGGGCAAGGTCTTCGTCACCGCCACCCCGGCGGAAGTGCAGGCGATCCGGGCCCTCGGCTTCGCACCGGAACGGGTGCCGTCCGTTACCCCGGCACCCGGCTACCCGGAGAACTACCCGCCCGGTTACGGCAACTACCACACCTATGCCGAACTGAACTCGGTCGTCGACGACCTGGTCGCCGCCCACCCCACGATCGCGCAACGGCACAGCTACGGCACCTCCCACGAGGGGCGGGACCTGATCGCGATGAAGATCTCCAGCCCGGTGGGCCAGGACCTGGGCAAGCCCGAGGTGCTGCTCAGCGCGGGCATGCACGCCCGCGAACACCTGACCGTGGAGATGGCGATCTATCTGATGCGGATGTTCACCGAAGAGTACGGGGTGGACCCGCAGATCACCGACCTGGTGGACAACCGGGTCATCTGGATCATGCCGCAGGTCAACCCGGACGGCGGCGAGTGGGACATCGCCACCGGGTCGTTCCGGTCCTGGCGGAAGAACCGGCAACCTAATCCGGGCACCTCCGCCGTCGGCACCGACCTCAACCGCAACTTCGGCCACCAGTGGGGCGGCAGCGGCTCCTCCGGCTCACCCAGCTCGGCGACGTACCGCGGCTCGGCGCCCTTCTCCGCCCCCGAGGCAGAGGCCTACCGGCAGTTCGTACTCAGCCGGATCGTCGACGGCGAGCAGCGGATCACCATGAACATCGACTTCCACACCTACTCCGAGCTGGTGCTCTGGCCGTACGGCTACACCAGCGCGAGCCTGGCGCCCGGCCTGAACGCGGACGCCCGGGACACCTTCCAGGCCATCGGCGCGGAGATGGCGGGCAGCAACGGCTACCAGCCGATGCAGGCCTCACAGCTCTACGTCGCCTCCGGGGTCAGCATCGACTGGATGTGGGCCAACCAGGGCATCTTCGCTTACACCTTCGAGATGTTTCCGGCCAGCGCCAGCGGTGGTGGCTTCTACCCACCCGACAGCGTCATTCCGGCCGAGACTGCGCGCAACCGGGACGCGGTACTGCTGCTGACCGAGTACGCCGACTGTCCCTGGCGGGCGATCAACAAGGAGGACGAGTACTGCGACTCGGGTAACGGCGGTGGGGGTCAGGTGCTCTTCGCCGACGACTTCACCACCAGCACCGGCTGGACCCGCGACCCGGCCGGCACCGACACCGCCACTGCTGGCCAGTGGGAGCGGGCGGCGCCGCAGGCGACCAGCTGGAACGGCCTGCCGCTGCAGCTGGGGACCCCGGTCGCCGGCGGCCAGATGCTGGTCACCGGGGCCGCCGCGGGCAACAGCCCCGGCGACCACGATGTCGACGACGGGGTGACCACCACCCGCTCGCCGGTGATCTCGCTGCCGGCGCAGGGCGCGGCGACCCTGACCTTCTCGTGGTACCTGGCGCACCTCAACAACTCTGGCCCGGACGACTACTTCCGGGTGAGCGTCCAGCACAACGGCGGCACGACCGTGGTGCTGAACCAGGCGGGCGCGGCGACCAACCGGCCGGCGGCCTGGTCGCAGGCGACGGTCGACCTGTCCGCGTACGCGGGGCAGAACATCCGGATTCTGGTCCAGGCGGCGGATGAGGGCGCGCCAAGCCTGGTCGAGGCCGGCTTCGACAACATCCAGGTCACCGTCTCCTAACCGCCCGCCGTCTTCCGCGCTGCGCTTACCCGCGCTGATCATGGACTTAGGTACATGAACAGGCCCCGTTCATGTACCTAAGTCCATGATCAACACGAGGGTGCCCGCGGGCGGAGCACCGGTCGGAGCCAGCTTCTGCGGCGACGGCCGTGGCGCTGGCCGTGCCGCGATCGTTGTCTTCCGGGGTGGCGCGGCAAGTGCGGCACCAGACCGGGCAGGGGCTGACATGACCATCGCGGTGACCGGCGCCACCGGGCAGCTGGGCCGGCGGGTCGTCGCCGCGCTGCTGGCCCAGGGCGTACCCGCCGACGGGATCGTCGCCGCAGTACGGGATCCGGCGCGGGCGGCCGAGTTCGCCGAGCATGGGGTGCAGGTCCGGCAGGCGGACTACGACCGGCCGGAGACGCTCGCCACCGCGTTCGCGGATGTCCGGCGGCTGCTACTGATCTCCGCTAACGATCCGAGCCGGCGGATGACCCAACATCTGCACGTCGTCAGTGCGGCCGTCGACCACGCAGTGGAGCTCTTCGCGTACACCAGTGCCTTGCACGCCCAGCGCAACCCGATGCTGATCGCGGCCGACCACCGCGCCACCGAGTTGCTGATCGCCGAGTCCGGGCTGCGGCACGTGGTGTTGCGCAACGGCTGGTACACCGAGAACTACACGCAGAACCTGGCCGAGGTGACCTCCTCCGGGGTCCTGCCCGGCTGCGCCCGCGACGGCGAGATCGCCGCCGCTCCCCGCGCCGACTACGCCGCGGCAGCGGCGGCGGTGCTGACCGACCCGCCGGCCGACGACACAATCTACGAGCTGGGCGGCGACGAACCGTTCACGATGGCGCAGCTCGCCGACGAGATCGGCCGGCAGGCCGGCAGCCAGGTCGTCTACCAGGATCTGCCGGTCCGGGAATACGTCGCGACCCTGGCGGGCCAGGGGATGCCGGAGCCGCAGGCGATGCTGATCGCCGACTCGGACCTGAACGTGGCCCGCGGCTACCTCACCACCGACAGCGGCGATCTGCGCCGGTTGCTGGGGCGACCGACCACCCCGCTGGCCGAGGTCCTCGCCGCCGCTCAGATGGTTCAAGGTCAAGGTGAGTAACTGGTCGTGGGGCAGCCAGATCTTCACCTTGACCTTGCAGCCCACCAACGGCGGAAGTCGGGGAGCCCGGCACCGTATGATCAAGCCGGCCAGGGCGCCCGGGCCGGTGGGCGCCGCCGACCGGGAGGAGCGCTCGCGGCGTGCGGTTACATGTGGGTTGCGCGATGTGGACACACAAGTCGTGGCACGGTCGCTACGTCGCCCATCCGCTGCCCTCGACCGAGCGGCTGCAGGCGTACGCCAGCTGGTGCAACGCGGTCGAGGGCAACACCACGTTCTACGCGACACCCAGCCGGGAGACCGTGGTCACCTGGGCGCGGCAGACCGACCCGGAGTTCCGGTTCGTCGTCAAGCTGCCGAAGGCCATCACCCACGAACGGCGGCTCACCGATGTCGAAGCCGAGTTAGCCACCTTCCTGGCCGCGATCGAACCGCTCGGCCCGCGTACTCACGCGTTGTGGATTCAGCTCCCGGGCTCGTTCGCCCCCGGCGACGTTCCGGCGCTGGCCGGCTTCCTGCGCCGGCTGCCCAGCAACTACCGGTACGCGGTGGAGGTCCGCCACCGCGACTTCTTCGTCGAACCGCGCGCCGCCCAGCTGCTGGAACGGGCGCTCGCGGCCACGTCGACGGAGTGGATCCCGTTCGACACCACGGTGTTCTTCGCCCAGCCGCCGACGAGTGACGAGGAGCGGGAGGCCTGGACGAAGAAGCCGCGGCTGCCGCTGCGGGCGGATGCGCTGACCGACCGGCCGGTCGTCCGGTACCTCGGCCGCGACGATGCGACCGCGACGGTCGAGGGTTGGCAGCGGTGGGTCGCGGTGGTGGCCGGGTGGTTGCGTGAGGGCCGCTCGCCGACTGTCTTCATCCACACCCCGGACAACGCCGAGGCCCCGGAGCTGGCCCGCCGCTTCTACGACGAGGTCCGCGCCCGGGTACCCGAACTGGACCCGCTCCCCGAGCCGCTCCCCGCCCACCCCGCCACCCTCTTCTAACCGGGCCACTTCCGGGCTTGATCATGGACCTAGGTACATGGTCCGGGGCAATTCAGGTCCCTAACCCCATGGTCAACCGGCGCGAGTGGGTGCCGATCGTGCCATCATCAGCGCCATGTCACGCCATGCAGGAACCAGGAGTTCGAGCCGGGGCGCCGCCGCCTTCGGTGAGTTCCTCGGCCCCTGGCCGGAGTCGGTGCCGCTTGCGCCCGAACGCCTGGAGCAGGTGGACTGCGGTCGCTACGTGCGGGAGAAGGTCAGCTACGCGGTGACTGCCGAGCACCGGGTCTCGGCCTACATCTGCGTTCCCAAGGGCGCTCCCGGGCCGGTGCCCGCGGTCTTCTGCCACCATCAGCACGCCGCGCGCTTCGACCTTGGCAAGAGCGAGGTGGTGGGCCTGGCAGGCGACCCAGACCAGGCGTACGCCCACGAATTGGCAGCAGCGGGTTTCATCACCATCGCCCCCGACGCCATCGGCTTCGAGGAGCGGAACTGGAGCCCGGACCGTTCCGCCAACGTCTCGTGGTTCGAGTCGGCCACCCGCCTGGTGCAGGGGCAGACGTTACTCACCGCGTGCCTGCACGACATCTCGGTCGGGATCGACTACCTGATGTCGCGGGCGGATGTGGACCCGCAGCGGGTCGGGTTCATCGGTCACTCGTACGGCGGGCGGATGGCGCTGTGGGCTCCGGCCTTCGACCACCGCATCATTGCCGCGGTGTCCCACTGTGGATGCATCCCGTTTCGTGACTCGTACACCCATGACACGGGTCTGCAAGCGGAGTTCGTGATCCCGGGCTTCGCCGCGGCGAACGATCTCGAGGACGTGATCGCCCAGTTTGGCGAATCCGCAGCATTGCTCATCTCTGCGGGCACGGCGGACAAGTGGAGCCGCAGCGCGGTGGAGCTGTTTACCAGCGCGAGGGAAACCCTCGGCGACCGGGTTGAGTTCGCACACTACGACGCGGGGCATGTCTTCACGCCGGAGATGCGCGCCCGTGCCTACGCATTTCTGCGAGCCCACACCAAGAGTTGATCATGGACCTAGGTACATGGTCCGGGGCAATTCAGGTCCCTAACCCCATGATCAACGCCAGGGGGAACGCCAGGGGGAACGCCAGGGGAGCAGGTGGGCGAGGAGCAGCTTGATGAGTAGCACCGGGGCGAACCAGGCCAGTGCGGTCGGAATGTCGGCCAGCGCAGTCAGCACCGTGACCCCGAGTACGGTGGCGGCGAACCCGACCGGCCGCCGCAGCTCCGACGGCGCGACGAGCACCAGGACCGCGCCCGCGACCGCCACCGCGTACACCGCCGTGGCCGCCGTCCACCCGAACCCGGGCACGGTCGCCGCGAGCAGGAACGGCTGACCGTGGGCGGCGACGAACCCGAGCTGGTGGGTGCGGGTGCGGCCGGGCCGGTGCCACCACCGCTGCGCCGACCCGGTGGCGTTGGCGACCGCCCCGCCCACCGCGTCGACCGCCACCAGCGTGATCACCAGCAGCGCCAGCGCCGGTAGACCGGCCGTCGCCGCCAACGCCAGCGCGAGGCCGCCGCCGGCGACCGCTGCGAGGTAGGTGATGGCGCGTTCGCCGCCGGTCGCTTGTGGGGCGACCAGGAAGGCGTCGATCCGGGCGAGGCCGGCCGGGGCGGGGGAGGCCGGGGCCGTCACTTCGGTGCGTTCCGGAGTCCGTGCTGGCACAGGTCGATCAGCGGGTCGGCCAGCTCATCGATCGGCAGCTGCGGGTCGACCAGCCATTGCAGCAGGCAGCCTTCCACTGCCCCGACCACCACCGCCGCGTACGCCTCAGTGGCGGGGGTCCGGAGGTCGCCGCCGGCCGCGGCCTGCTGGAGCAGGTCGGTGACGGTGGCGCGGTAATCCTGGTAGACGGTGGCGATCTCAAGCCGTGGCAGGTTTTGGATGCCGGCGGCCCAGAAGTCGACCAACAGTCGGGTCCGCTGCGGGTCGCTCGACACGAGTGCGAGCACCGACCGGATCAGCGTCTCCAGTCGGGTCAGCGGGGCGCCGGGGTCGGCGGCGGCCGCGGCCAGGATCTCGCGGGAGCGTTCCGCGTAGGCGGCGAAGGCGGCTGTCAGGATCGCCTCGCGGCTGTCGAAGTAGAGGTAGACGCTGCCTTTGGCGACGCCTGCCGCGGCGGCGATCTCGTCCACCCTGGTCGCGGCGAACCCCTTCTCCGCGAAGACCTGCACGGCCGCGGCGAGGATCTGCTCCCGCCGGGCTGCCCGGTCCACCTGTCTCGGCATCGGTCGGCTCCTTTATGACTGACTGGTCAGTCAACAATATGCGGGTGAGACCGGATATCGCAAGCCGGGCCGGCAGTTGGCCTGACATCACCAGCGCCCGGCGCGGACAACTCGGTAGCGAGCCCGGGCTGCGAAGACCCGCACCTGCGGAAACTGTCGGCGGTACGCTGACGGAGTGTGGGAGATGGCAAGGGACGAGGCGATCGCGTTTCTCGCCGCCGGCACGCGTACGGGGAAGCTGGCGACCGCTTCACCGTCCGGCAACCCCCACGTGGCGCCGGTGTGGTTTCTGGTCGACGGCGAAGAGTTGGTCTTCGTCACCGGCAACGACAGCCGCAAGGGGCGTCACCTCCGCGCCAACCCGCGGGCGGCCCTCGCTGTCGACGGCGAGGCTTTCCCCTACACCTTTGTCACCGTCCGAGGCCCGGTACGGGTGACGCTCAGCCCCGCCGACCTGCTCGACTGGAACACCCGGATCGCCGAGCGTTACGTGCCCGCGGACCGGGTCGACGAGTACGGAGCGCGCAACACCGGGCCGGACGAGCTGCTCTGCCGGCTGCGGATGGAGCGCGTCGTAGCCGTGGCCGAGATCGCCGACTAGCCCCCGGGCGGGGCCGAGGGCCCGGGCGGGGGCCGGCGTACGCTTTCGGGGTGAGTGAGTCTCACCAGGCCCGCGTGGTCAAGTACGGCGATGTGTCGACCGCGTTGGCGCTGCTCGACGATCGCCAGCTTGGTCGGCTCGTGGCCGCGGCCCCAGCGACCGGGTCCGGTGTCGGCGGCACCTCGGCGTTGCTGGAGATCGCCGGCGCCCCGGTCTTCGTGAAGCGGATCCCGTTGACCGACCTGGAGCGCGACCCGGACCACATTATGTCCACTGCGAACCTGTTCGGCCTGCCCAACTGCTGCCACTACGGGGTTGTGGCCCACGCCAGCGGTGGCTTCGGCGCCTGGCGGGAGGTCGCGGCGAGCGCCATGACCACAAACTGGGTGCTCGCCAAGCGATCCGAGGCTTTCCCCCTGCTCTACCACTGGCGGGTGCTGCCGGGGGCGGCGCCGCTCTCCGAGGAGCTCGCCGACATCGACCGGGTCGTCGCGTACTGGCACGGCTCGGCGGCGGTGCGGCGGCGGCTGGAGGCCCTCGGCCAGGCGTCGGCGAGCGTGGTGCTGTTTCTGGAGCACGTCCCGCACCGTCTGGACAGCTGGCTGGCCGACCGACTCGCTGGCGGCCCCGACGCCGTTGCGGCCGCCTGTGCCATGGTGGCGCGATCTCTGCGCGCCGACGTCGGCTTCATGAACGCCAACGGCCTGCTGCACTTCGACGCCCACTTCCGCAACGTCCTGACCGACGGAGACCGGCTCTACCTCGCCGATTTCGGCCTGGCGAACTCGCCCCACTTCGATCTGTCCGATGCCGAGCGTGACTTCCTCGCCCGGAACACCGACCACGATTCGTGTTACGCGGTGAGAGAGCTGCTCAACTGGATGGTCGCCAACATAGTCGGGATCCCCGAGCCCGCCGAACGCTACGACTACCTCCGCCGGTGTGCCAAGGGAGCCAGCCCCACCGGTGTCCCCGAACCGGTCGCCGAGCTGATCAGCCGGCATGCGCCGGCCGTGGCCATCTTGAACGACTTCTACTGGAACCTGTTCGGGGAGAGCCGGGAAACCCCGTACCCAGCTCAGGAGATCGCGCAGGCGATGGCGTAATGGCGCCGGCGGCCTACGGTCCCTGGCAGCCGCTCGACCTGCCGTCTGCCGTCCACTGTTTCGCCGCGGCCCGGTTTCGTTGGTGGATCAGCGGCGGTCACGCGCTCGATCTGCACCTTGGGCGGAGTTGGCGACAGCACGAAGACACCGATGTCGGAGTGGTGCGCACCGACCTTCCCCAGCTTTACGACTTCTTGACCGGCTGGGACGTCCATATTGCAGCCGCTGGGGTGCTTACCCCGTGGCGGGGTGAGCCACTGCAGCTCGACCAGCACCAGAACAACCTGTGGTGTCGCCGCGCACCGGACGGGCCGTGGATTCTCGACATCACCATCGGCGAAGGCTCGGACCAGCACTGGATCTATCGCAGGGACCAGTCGGTCCAGGTGCCCTGGGAAACGGCCGTGTTGACGACCACCGACGGCGTCCCGTACCTGGCTCCGGAGTTGCAGCTGCTCTACAAGAGCAAGGGCCTGCGGGCGAAGGACGAGGCGGACGCAGCCGAGGTCATTCCCTACCTTGACGGTCGGCAGCGCGATCTCCTCGAGGGAGAGCTGGCCGCCGACCATCCGTGGCAGCGCCGACTTAGCCGACTTAGCTGAGGGACACGGGTGTGCGGCGCTGGTTCAGTGGCGCCGGGTGGCGCGTACGACGACGTCGTTGAGGGGGACCTCGGCGCCGCCGGGGCCGACAAGCGTCCGGTGAAGCTCCTCGGCGGTGACGACCTGCCAGGCTGCCGCGTCCAGCCGCCTGGTGATGGCCGCGGCGGTAGCCGACGCCGCTGCGGGCGGATGATGCCCGGCCCCCTGGCCGTGCCCGTGGCCCTGACCGTGGCCCTGACCGTGCCCGTGGCCGCGGCCGTGGCCGCGGCCGTGGCCGTCATCGGTGGCCGCGGTGTGCAGGTGACCGACGATCAGCAGGGTCCCGCCGGGCGCCACCCATCCGGCGATCCGGTCGTAGAACTCCAGCTGCGGCATCGCCGGGTGGGCGTAGAAGGTGGTGACCAGGTCGAACCGCGTGCCCGGATCCCAGACGCTCAGATCCGCCTCGACCCACTGGATACGCTCGGACGCGCCGCTGGCCGCCGCGCGTTCGGCGGCGCGGGCGAGCGCCTGCGCCGAGATGTCGGCCGCGGTCACCTGCCAACCGCGCAGGGCCAGCCAGCTCGCCTCGGCGGCGGTGCCGCAGCCGGCGTCCAGGGCTGTGCCCGGCACCAGGTGGCTGAGCTCACGGTCGAGGTACGGGTTCGGTGGGTTCCCGCCCATGGACCCTGAGCGGTCGGCGTTCGCCTGTTGCCAGTGCTGCTCCCAGTACTCCTTGCCGAACTCGGATGCCATCCGTTGCCCCTTCCGATTCGTCTGGTCAGCTGCAGCGATGGTGACGAGGGCGGACCCAAACTGGCAAATCCTGTTGCCGAATAGCAACTGCGGGCCCGGGAGGGCTGTCGGCTACCGCCGCTGCCACGGTCGATCAGAATGCTGGCCAGCAACTCGTCGGGCAGTGGCGCCCGCAGTGCCTGGTGAAGCTGCGATCGGCTCACCACGTGCGCCGTCCCGACCGTCTGCGCTGCCTGAGCTGCGTCGGCGACCAGCAGCGGCCGTCCCCGCCAGTCCCGTAACCCGCCGCTGACCGCGAACCATGACCGCCCCGCCGGAGAGCGCGAAGCCACGAGACGACGTGAGCGCCGATCGCAGGAGGGCCCGGCCGCACGGTAGCACTTGTGCTACCGTGGCGGGATGGGCGAAGTGGGGCTCCGGGAGATGCGGCAAAACGCGAGCGAGCTGGTACGCCGCGCCCAGGCTGGTGAGCAGGTCACCATTACCGTGGCAGGCCGCCCCGCGGCGACGCTCGGCCCGGTCGGCACCCGGGCATGGCGACGTTGGGACGACATCGCCGACATCTACGCGCAGCCGGTTGACGAGCAGTGGGCGCACGATCGCGACCTGGTCGACCACACCGTCGATGATCCGTGGCGGGGACGGTGAGCCGTGGCGTCCTCGACACTAGTGTCCTGATCGCCAATGATGTCACCCCGATCCCGGGGGAGCTGGCAATCAGTATCGCCAGCATCGCCGAGCTGAAGTTCGGGGTCCTCGTCGCCAAGGACGACCAGACCCGTGCGGCGAGGTTGTCCCGGCTGAGCGCCATCGAGCGGCGCTTCGACCCGTTGCCCGTCGATGACGCGGTGGCTGACAGCTATGCGCGCCTAGCCTCGCTGGTGGTGGCGGCCGGACGGCAGCCACGTGCCCGGGTCATGGATCTGCTGATCGCCGCGACCGCCCACGCCCACGGCGCCACGATCTATACCCGAAACGGCGCTGACCTCGCCGGACTCGAAGATTTCGTAACGATCGCATCGATATAGGCGACGGTTCCTGGCGTTTCGGGTCGTAGCGAGGCCGAGCCTGGATCGGCGTACCCGCAGGTAGGTGGGGTGGCGCCGCACGAGCTCGTTCCCTGACGATTCGTACCGTACCGGTGGTTCTCGACCCCGGAGGGCCCGTTAGCGTGGATGGTCCCGTTGCCCGCCGGATGCCCTCTGGCAGGATGGCGTTCACGCTTTCGTCACGTGATATTGGGGTGGCCCGTCCGTGGGATTCGATCTTGTCAACGGTCTCGCCGGGCGCAGCATGGTGCTGGACGGGGTGATGCTCTTCGCCGCCGGCCCGTTGATCTACATGCTCTTCGCCGCCTGCGGGCTGCTGGTCCTGCTCGCAATGCGCGACCGCGACCGGATCGGCAACCTGTGGCTGCTGGGTCAGGTCGGCGGGTCGCTGATGGTGGCCTTTGTGATCGGCCGGGTGATCCGGATGATCGGGGTCCACGAACGACCCTTCCAGAGTCGGGAGGTCACCCAGCTGGTCGATCACGATCCAGGGGTGTCGTTCCCCAGTAACCACGCCACGGCGGCGCTCGCGGTGGCCCTGGTGATCTGGGTCTTCGTCTCGGTCCGCTGGGGCGTGGTGCTGATGGTGCCGGCGGTCGTGGTGGCGTTCTCGCGGGTCTACGTCGGTGTCCACTGGCCCAGCGACATCATCAGCGCGGCGGTGGTCGTCGGCTTCTCGGTAGCGGCGGTCTGGTGGGCCGCCCGGCTGCTGCGGCGGCGACTGGAGCCCGAGCCGGACCTCGAAGCCGAGCAGCCGCACTACTGGGTCGACGATCGCGCCGCTGCCGACTACGGACCCGCGGAGCGTGGTTGGCCTGGCTACGGCGACCACGAGTATGACCGCCGCGGCTACCGGGAGGAGTACCAGCACCACCGGGCATACCAGCACCAGGACTACGCGGACCAGGACTACGCGGACCAGGGTTACGGGAACCGGGGCTATCCGGCCCGCGGCTATCCGGAGCGGGGCTATCCGGAGCGGGGCTATCCGGATCAGGGCTACGAGCAGGACACGGTGATGCTTCCGGCGGTCAGCGAGGAGACGGCGGTGATCCCCCGGGTACGGCCGGGTGCCCAGGGAGGCCAGGCGCGGGAAGTCTCCGGTCCGGGCGGCGGCTACAGCCCGGGCGGCTACGGTCCGCAGCGTCGCCCGCCGCGCCCGCCTCGTCGGCGCCCGGACGAACGACCGCGCCGCGATTCCTGGTGACCGACCGGGCGCCGCCACGGTGCGGTCTCCGGTGGCGGCTACGAACCTCGTGAAACGGGCGAGGAACGCGGGTCCTGCTTGGACGGCACGGTGGGGAACCTCACCCCGGTGAGGTCTTCGGAGACGGCCCACAGCCGCTGCTGGATGGCTGCCTCGTACGACTGCGGGCTGGAGGTGACCAGCCGAGGGTGGCCCATGATCTCGTAGCGTCCGCCGGGACCGTAGTACTGGCCGCCGAGCACGGCGGGGTCGGTGGCGGCGCGGAGCGTCGGCAGCGCGCCCATCGCCGGCGACTGGGTGATCAGTGGCGTTAGCCAGCCGATCGGAAGCCGGATGGCCGGGGGGAGGTTGCGGAGGAGTTCGGTGCTGGACACGCCCGGGTGCGCGGCCACCGCGACAGTGGTGCCGAACGTGGCGAGTCGGCGCTGCAGCTCGTAGGTGAACATCAGGTTGGCCAGTTTGGACTGACCATAGGCGGCGACCCGGCTGTAAGACCGCTCCCATTGCAGGTCGTCGAAGTGGATCGCGGCCCGGATGCGGTGACCGGTGCTGCTCACCGTCACCACGCGGGAGCCGGACACCGGCAGCATCAGGTCCAGCAGCAGCCCGGTGAGCGCGAAGTGGCCGAGATGGTTGGTGCCGAACTGCGCCTCGAAGCCGTCCCGGGTGGTCTGCCTCGGTGTGTACATCACGCCGGCGTTGTTGATCAGCAGGTCGATCCGGTCGAGCCGGGACCGCAGCGCTGCGGCCGCGGCCCGGACGGAGTCGAGCGAGGCCAGGTCCAGCGCCTGCACGGTCACGTCGCCGGTCATGCGGGCCGCGGCCTGCTCGCCCTTCTCGACGTTGCGTACGGCGAGCACCACGG carries:
- a CDS encoding O-methyltransferase, which translates into the protein MSNEAWSAVDEYLSDLLVPAEPVLTDGLAASRAAGLPAIEVAPNQGKLLMLLAQIQGATRVLELGTLGGYSTTWLARGVGAAGRVVTLEAAPEHAEVARQNLDRADLADRVEIRVGAALTTLAAMVQAGEPPFDLIFIDADKANYPQYLEWTMRLTRPGSVIVADNVVRQGRILDAASDDENVRGARDFLARVAAEPRLSATTLQTVGVKGWDGLTIARVTG
- a CDS encoding M14 family zinc carboxypeptidase encodes the protein MQLPTPRLLSVPIRRRLAGLVAVVLTATGALAATPAGASPADETADPGTAQYLVTGPQTFDDVDAVAATGAAVDEVDRGKVFVTATPAEVQAIRALGFAPERVPSVTPAPGYPENYPPGYGNYHTYAELNSVVDDLVAAHPTIAQRHSYGTSHEGRDLIAMKISSPVGQDLGKPEVLLSAGMHAREHLTVEMAIYLMRMFTEEYGVDPQITDLVDNRVIWIMPQVNPDGGEWDIATGSFRSWRKNRQPNPGTSAVGTDLNRNFGHQWGGSGSSGSPSSATYRGSAPFSAPEAEAYRQFVLSRIVDGEQRITMNIDFHTYSELVLWPYGYTSASLAPGLNADARDTFQAIGAEMAGSNGYQPMQASQLYVASGVSIDWMWANQGIFAYTFEMFPASASGGGFYPPDSVIPAETARNRDAVLLLTEYADCPWRAINKEDEYCDSGNGGGGQVLFADDFTTSTGWTRDPAGTDTATAGQWERAAPQATSWNGLPLQLGTPVAGGQMLVTGAAAGNSPGDHDVDDGVTTTRSPVISLPAQGAATLTFSWYLAHLNNSGPDDYFRVSVQHNGGTTVVLNQAGAATNRPAAWSQATVDLSAYAGQNIRILVQAADEGAPSLVEAGFDNIQVTVS
- a CDS encoding TetR/AcrR family transcriptional regulator → MPRQVDRAARREQILAAAVQVFAEKGFAATRVDEIAAAAGVAKGSVYLYFDSREAILTAAFAAYAERSREILAAAAADPGAPLTRLETLIRSVLALVSSDPQRTRLLVDFWAAGIQNLPRLEIATVYQDYRATVTDLLQQAAAGGDLRTPATEAYAAVVVGAVEGCLLQWLVDPQLPIDELADPLIDLCQHGLRNAPK
- a CDS encoding SDR family oxidoreductase: MTIAVTGATGQLGRRVVAALLAQGVPADGIVAAVRDPARAAEFAEHGVQVRQADYDRPETLATAFADVRRLLLISANDPSRRMTQHLHVVSAAVDHAVELFAYTSALHAQRNPMLIAADHRATELLIAESGLRHVVLRNGWYTENYTQNLAEVTSSGVLPGCARDGEIAAAPRADYAAAAAAVLTDPPADDTIYELGGDEPFTMAQLADEIGRQAGSQVVYQDLPVREYVATLAGQGMPEPQAMLIADSDLNVARGYLTTDSGDLRRLLGRPTTPLAEVLAAAQMVQGQGE
- a CDS encoding PPOX class F420-dependent oxidoreductase, translating into MARDEAIAFLAAGTRTGKLATASPSGNPHVAPVWFLVDGEELVFVTGNDSRKGRHLRANPRAALAVDGEAFPYTFVTVRGPVRVTLSPADLLDWNTRIAERYVPADRVDEYGARNTGPDELLCRLRMERVVAVAEIAD
- a CDS encoding DUF72 domain-containing protein → MWTHKSWHGRYVAHPLPSTERLQAYASWCNAVEGNTTFYATPSRETVVTWARQTDPEFRFVVKLPKAITHERRLTDVEAELATFLAAIEPLGPRTHALWIQLPGSFAPGDVPALAGFLRRLPSNYRYAVEVRHRDFFVEPRAAQLLERALAATSTEWIPFDTTVFFAQPPTSDEEREAWTKKPRLPLRADALTDRPVVRYLGRDDATATVEGWQRWVAVVAGWLREGRSPTVFIHTPDNAEAPELARRFYDEVRARVPELDPLPEPLPAHPATLF
- a CDS encoding serine/threonine protein phosphatase, which produces MSESHQARVVKYGDVSTALALLDDRQLGRLVAAAPATGSGVGGTSALLEIAGAPVFVKRIPLTDLERDPDHIMSTANLFGLPNCCHYGVVAHASGGFGAWREVAASAMTTNWVLAKRSEAFPLLYHWRVLPGAAPLSEELADIDRVVAYWHGSAAVRRRLEALGQASASVVLFLEHVPHRLDSWLADRLAGGPDAVAAACAMVARSLRADVGFMNANGLLHFDAHFRNVLTDGDRLYLADFGLANSPHFDLSDAERDFLARNTDHDSCYAVRELLNWMVANIVGIPEPAERYDYLRRCAKGASPTGVPEPVAELISRHAPAVAILNDFYWNLFGESRETPYPAQEIAQAMA
- a CDS encoding alpha/beta hydrolase family protein, yielding MSRHAGTRSSSRGAAAFGEFLGPWPESVPLAPERLEQVDCGRYVREKVSYAVTAEHRVSAYICVPKGAPGPVPAVFCHHQHAARFDLGKSEVVGLAGDPDQAYAHELAAAGFITIAPDAIGFEERNWSPDRSANVSWFESATRLVQGQTLLTACLHDISVGIDYLMSRADVDPQRVGFIGHSYGGRMALWAPAFDHRIIAAVSHCGCIPFRDSYTHDTGLQAEFVIPGFAAANDLEDVIAQFGESAALLISAGTADKWSRSAVELFTSARETLGDRVEFAHYDAGHVFTPEMRARAYAFLRAHTKS